The region ATCTTTTTCGACTTTATACGTAAATATCGACAACGATATTATTCTCCCATggagaatttttgtttttgatcaaATATAGAAACTAGATTGGAACGTGGTAACCGCACTTATATGAGCTAGACTAGGTGCTTGCCCACATGAATCCCTTACCCTCAGCACCCTCCTTCCACTCCATTCTGGTCCAAGGATACATATATAGCAAGGACAGAGAATTGGAACCCAATGCTTAGACACCCACCGTCCCCACTTTGCAGGGAGAATACATTTGAAAAAGTGAGAGCAGCTTAGAACCCGATATTATCATGAACTCTCATTCTATCATTGATGATTTAAATGCAGAAAATCAGCTTGATTAGGGAATTTTAGCCTTTTATGCTGCATGTCTTTATCATATCATGGCCTAAGCGATTTAGAGCGGAACCACGTTGCAAACAATGAAGAATCATTCTTGGCGTATGCCTAAAGGAAAGTCCAATCTGAATCATAGTAGTAAAACATCAAACTATAAGGTTTGCATAAGAAGATAAGTGCAGCTTATTAGTAGCCATGCGATGACTTGTGTTAATGATCTTGACACTGTTGCTTTACTATTTTACAGGATGATGTTTCGAGCCCCGTCAGTGACCAAATTTTGGAATTCTGTGACCCTGAATTCTTCCAAGAAACCCTGCAAAACTCAGAAGTCACTTCCAGCTCAAATTGTTGCTATGAGGAGAACTCTTCCTGTGCTAACAATCTTCCATTGCCACCAGATATCGACAAGTACAATAGCTACCAAGATAACAATGGTAATCATAACAGCGCAACCCCTATAACCACAACCACTGGCACCACAACAATTACAGCTGCCAATATTCACAACATCAATAGTAATCTGTCCATAATATTTGACTCCCAGGATGAGCTTGATAATGTACTCTCAGCTTCCATAGACTTTTCTCCATCTCCCACCTTGTCTGTCCCTCAATTTATCTCTACCCAGAATGACCATTTTGATTTCTCTTTAGTACAACCCCAACTCACATTAACAAATCTTGTATCTACTGATGGTCTCTCCCAGTACCCTGCTGCCCCACTCACGGCACATCCATTGTCATCTGTTTTTGAAGAAGATTGCCTGTCCTCGGTGCCTTCTTATGTACCTTTGAACCCATCATCACCTTCTTGTTCGTTTCTTGGACCTGCAGTGGGTGCTTACATGCCTGCTGGAACTCTGAATGCCGCCTCATTATCCGCTGACAGTTCTGGTATGTTCGATGGTGGTATTATTATGGGTTCTGAATGGCAAACACTAGAATTGGATTTTCAGGGTGATAATGGTGGAATTTATTGTCCTGATTCCCTCCAGCATGTTCTTAACCCTCGTGATCTACAGGTACTGGCAATGCATACAGAATTATATCATTACCATTGTTATTTAAGAATTTGAGGTAGGAAATTGAAGAACCTTTACCATTCTACAAAGAGCATATGCCAAGTGAGaaatgagggttttttttttcttgataaaccAAGAGAGTTATTTTTCAGAATTGATTTTCAAAGCCAAACAATTAAACTTTTCAATAACAAAACCACCAGCTTGGAGAGTGGTGGCATTTCTTAGGCCCAAATAGCAGAGCATGTGTGCTTCAGATATGGTTTTCTTGAAGGAATTGACGTTGTATTTGTTTTCACTTATCTTTTTAATCTGTCTTTGTAAGGCACTTGGCAATGAAACTCCAAATTTGGTGGGGGGGCATGTTAGTTCTGCTCCCTTAACATCAGAGATTTCAAGTTTGGAAGATTCAACTTTCAAGGCGGGCAAACTTTCTGTTGAGCAAAGGAGGGAGAAAATCCATAGGTAtatgaagaaaaggaatgaGAGGAATTTCAGCAAGAAAATAAAGGTACTATCTGTCTCCCACCTTCCCTCTCTGTAGAGATATCTAGCAAACCGGGTTGCAGCCCATATTTACATTGCCTACGCACCAAAACAGAACTATATATGAGATATCATGATCATATATGTATGCAAGGAAAGCTTTGCACCTGGCCTGAATGATTTGTGCGTgtgttccttttgttttcatcgctaatgatttgatcaaatttgcAGTATGCCTGCCGCAAAACACTGGCAGACAGCCGGCCTCGAGTCAGAGGAAGGTTCGCAAAGAATGATGATTTTGGTGACATTCACAGGACTGTTAGCAGCCATCATGAAGATGATGAGGATGAAGAAGTAAGattcttggttatttttttcttttcttctcatatCCAACAGAAAAGGTTTCTTGGTTAATCAGTAACTGGTTTTTCCTTGCTTGCAATTCTTTCTCCTGCAGGCAGtaatgaaagaagaagatgtGATTGGTTCGGATATTTTTGCTCACATCAGTGGTGTGAACTCCTTCGAATGCAATTATTCTATCCAGTCCTGGATTAACTAGCTTGCCCATCTCTACAATTTTGAAGGAT is a window of Populus nigra chromosome 10, ddPopNigr1.1, whole genome shotgun sequence DNA encoding:
- the LOC133705215 gene encoding uncharacterized protein LOC133705215; protein product: LQDDVSSPVSDQILEFCDPEFFQETLQNSEVTSSSNCCYEENSSCANNLPLPPDIDKYNSYQDNNGNHNSATPITTTTGTTTITAANIHNINSNLSIIFDSQDELDNVLSASIDFSPSPTLSVPQFISTQNDHFDFSLVQPQLTLTNLVSTDGLSQYPAAPLTAHPLSSVFEEDCLSSVPSYVPLNPSSPSCSFLGPAVGAYMPAGTLNAASLSADSSGMFDGGIIMGSEWQTLELDFQGDNGGIYCPDSLQHVLNPRDLQALGNETPNLVGGHVSSAPLTSEISSLEDSTFKAGKLSVEQRREKIHRYMKKRNERNFSKKIKYACRKTLADSRPRVRGRFAKNDDFGDIHRTVSSHHEDDEDEEAVMKEEDVIGSDIFAHISGVNSFECNYSIQSWIN